A single region of the Pseudosulfitobacter pseudonitzschiae genome encodes:
- a CDS encoding extracellular solute-binding protein yields the protein MTNQPRFTRRRLLSAAVKTTALVAVSSPFILRADRAQASTGLSNGMIGGPTGFAGAERYQYGPDTPEGRAVEAVKALKAAGKAPARIVLGLSDGSIGQITQPFPEGAPSVKDLWEQETGITLDIVGVPNGQEFTKVMQDVSTKGGGFDIYAVEWNRLGDLAETGGIVSLDDFVAEHKPEWDDVKRGYVNGAQGVSLLNEYRGSVYGVSLDGDFQTWNHRTDLFNDPAEQKAFADQYGYELAPPTTWKQHDEIAAFFHRPDQGLFGSTDLRNQGWGYTNWYQRYVSMGSPNQFLFADDGTALINSEAGWAATLEYIDSLSHHSPDAISWGWPEQYGNFGNGGAAMTCAFSNLPKFLDNAANEASKVTGKVGTHLPPGREHDDGIAARTVLWLNLTACVSSQSEHPEAAYLLLQWLGSSRIYSWMTANPGGYFDPFQLANFADPLVRETYHDYHMDMVRESVKRTVPTINYPGATAFHNALDENLMAALTGSMSAEDAMANTERQWQRIARRVGEDKLIEAIKANKAAWPTVMDPVAS from the coding sequence ATGACCAATCAACCGCGTTTCACGCGGCGCCGACTGCTTTCGGCTGCCGTCAAAACCACTGCGCTTGTCGCAGTCTCCTCACCTTTTATCCTGCGTGCTGACCGTGCCCAAGCGTCCACCGGACTTTCCAATGGCATGATCGGTGGACCGACAGGCTTTGCGGGGGCCGAGCGTTATCAATACGGCCCCGATACCCCTGAAGGCCGCGCTGTCGAAGCGGTCAAGGCGCTGAAGGCGGCTGGCAAGGCGCCGGCGCGTATTGTGCTTGGACTGTCGGATGGCTCGATCGGCCAGATCACGCAGCCGTTCCCCGAAGGCGCGCCTTCCGTCAAGGACCTGTGGGAGCAAGAGACCGGCATTACGCTGGATATCGTCGGCGTGCCGAACGGTCAGGAATTCACCAAGGTCATGCAGGATGTTTCGACCAAAGGCGGCGGCTTTGACATCTATGCCGTTGAGTGGAACCGGCTGGGCGACCTTGCCGAAACCGGCGGCATCGTATCGCTGGACGACTTTGTTGCAGAACATAAACCCGAATGGGACGATGTCAAACGCGGCTATGTGAACGGCGCGCAGGGCGTCTCCTTACTAAACGAATATCGTGGTTCGGTCTACGGCGTGTCTTTGGACGGCGACTTTCAGACATGGAACCACCGCACCGATCTGTTCAACGATCCGGCAGAGCAAAAAGCTTTTGCAGACCAGTACGGCTATGAGCTTGCTCCGCCCACGACGTGGAAACAGCACGATGAAATCGCGGCCTTTTTTCATCGGCCCGATCAGGGGCTGTTCGGCTCGACCGATCTGCGCAATCAGGGGTGGGGCTATACCAACTGGTATCAACGCTATGTGTCTATGGGGTCGCCCAACCAGTTCCTGTTTGCAGACGACGGCACAGCATTGATCAATTCCGAGGCAGGCTGGGCCGCGACGCTGGAATACATTGACAGCCTCAGCCACCATTCCCCCGACGCGATTTCGTGGGGCTGGCCCGAGCAATACGGCAACTTTGGCAACGGTGGCGCGGCAATGACCTGCGCATTCTCGAACCTGCCCAAGTTTCTGGACAACGCCGCCAACGAAGCATCTAAAGTCACGGGCAAGGTCGGCACCCACCTGCCGCCCGGTCGTGAACACGACGATGGCATCGCGGCGCGCACCGTTTTGTGGCTGAACCTGACGGCCTGTGTGTCGTCGCAGTCCGAGCATCCCGAAGCGGCATATCTGCTGTTGCAGTGGTTGGGGTCAAGCCGGATCTATTCTTGGATGACCGCCAACCCGGGTGGCTATTTCGATCCCTTCCAACTGGCGAACTTTGCCGATCCTTTGGTGCGCGAAACCTATCACGATTACCATATGGACATGGTCCGCGAGAGTGTGAAGCGCACGGTGCCCACCATCAACTATCCCGGTGCGACGGCCTTTCATAACGCGCTGGACGAAAACCTGATGGCCGCGCTGACCGGAAGCATGTCTGCCGAAGACGCGATGGCCAACACCGAACGTCAGTGGCAACGCATCGCCAGACGGGTGGGAGAGGACAAGCTGATCGAGGCGATCAAGGCGAACAAGGCCGCATGGCCAACCGTCATGGACCCTGTCGCCAGCTAA
- a CDS encoding carbohydrate ABC transporter permease codes for MTNDTAHLAADMPQETGAEQKRLGFWLTLPAQLLVLFIALFPILMQVYISLTDWSPLDGIPWYRAYELWIGLLNYADLANDPRFLSALWRTFIVMVFCVPVQFLLGLGLAILFVDDFRGKRVLYSTILVPMMVVPAVAGYMFFMLFQSGGPVNDILSLFAGRPVTIAWLADPDLALFAVIVSDIWQWTPLMFLILLAGMVSVPQDQQMAAVLLGASWPRRFFTIVLPRMKTIIIIAIAIRVIENFKVFDNFYIMTSGGPGVATETISIYIYKVTQQELIWGYVAAIALAILIILSVVSALAIKKMRNA; via the coding sequence ATGACAAACGATACCGCGCATCTGGCTGCCGACATGCCCCAAGAAACCGGTGCCGAGCAAAAGCGCCTTGGCTTTTGGCTGACGCTGCCTGCGCAACTTCTGGTGCTGTTCATCGCGCTGTTTCCAATCTTGATGCAGGTCTATATCTCGCTGACTGACTGGTCCCCGTTGGATGGCATTCCGTGGTACCGCGCCTACGAGCTGTGGATCGGACTGCTGAACTATGCCGATCTGGCGAACGACCCGCGATTCCTGTCGGCGCTGTGGCGGACGTTCATCGTGATGGTCTTCTGTGTTCCGGTGCAATTCCTGCTGGGGCTTGGGCTAGCCATCCTTTTCGTGGATGATTTTCGCGGCAAGCGGGTCCTCTACTCAACCATACTGGTGCCGATGATGGTTGTGCCTGCGGTGGCCGGATACATGTTCTTCATGCTATTCCAGTCCGGCGGGCCGGTGAACGATATCCTGTCGTTGTTCGCGGGCCGTCCGGTCACAATCGCCTGGCTGGCTGACCCCGATCTGGCACTTTTCGCAGTGATCGTGTCGGACATTTGGCAGTGGACGCCGCTGATGTTCCTGATCTTACTGGCGGGCATGGTTTCTGTCCCGCAGGATCAGCAAATGGCAGCTGTCTTGCTGGGTGCTTCATGGCCTCGCCGGTTCTTTACCATCGTGCTGCCACGGATGAAGACGATCATCATTATCGCCATCGCGATCCGCGTGATCGAGAACTTCAAGGTCTTTGACAACTTCTACATCATGACCAGCGGCGGCCCCGGCGTGGCGACCGAAACCATCTCTATCTATATCTACAAGGTCACCCAGCAAGAGCTGATCTGGGGGTATGTCGCGGCGATTGCGCTGGCCATTCTGATCATCCTGTCCGTTGTCTCGGCGCTGGCGATCAAGAAAATGAGGAACGCGTAA
- a CDS encoding carbohydrate ABC transporter permease has translation MKRTLSLEIFRYAAIFTFLAISLIPTIWMISMAFKPIAEWQASGADLTWWPKAPTLDNFRFIFGDSRSDFIAALERSAGRPILASLLAATFGTMIAMVAGTSAAYGLSRFGSGGNLPLALIQLRIFPPMAVMIPVMIMWAFLGLIDTWYGLALIYGIVTMPFSFWLMKTFFDDLPREIEDAALVEGCSRWRVFLKITLPMMRPALASSALFVFILNWSDYLIALLLTTRDWVTIPVYMASLSSSMTGQLYGAKAALGLIAAVPPVIMGIAIQKQLVRGLTFGALKE, from the coding sequence ATGAAACGCACACTTTCTCTGGAAATTTTTCGCTACGCCGCGATCTTTACGTTTTTGGCCATATCGCTGATCCCGACCATCTGGATGATCTCGATGGCCTTTAAGCCGATCGCGGAATGGCAGGCATCAGGTGCCGACCTGACATGGTGGCCCAAGGCTCCGACGCTCGACAACTTCCGCTTTATTTTTGGTGACAGCCGTTCGGATTTCATTGCCGCGCTGGAACGCTCGGCGGGGCGTCCGATACTTGCGTCACTGCTGGCCGCCACATTTGGCACTATGATTGCGATGGTTGCGGGCACGTCTGCGGCATACGGGCTGTCGCGCTTTGGGTCGGGGGGCAATCTCCCGCTGGCGTTGATCCAATTGCGGATTTTTCCCCCGATGGCAGTGATGATCCCCGTGATGATCATGTGGGCGTTTCTCGGGCTGATTGACACATGGTACGGTCTGGCGCTGATTTACGGGATTGTGACGATGCCCTTCAGTTTCTGGCTGATGAAGACGTTTTTCGACGATCTGCCCCGCGAGATTGAAGATGCCGCACTGGTCGAGGGGTGTTCGCGCTGGCGGGTGTTTCTCAAGATCACATTGCCGATGATGCGCCCCGCGCTGGCCTCATCTGCGCTGTTTGTCTTTATCCTCAACTGGTCCGACTATCTGATCGCGTTGCTTTTGACGACGCGGGACTGGGTGACCATTCCCGTCTACATGGCCTCGCTATCGTCTTCGATGACCGGCCAGCTTTATGGTGCCAAGGCCGCACTGGGGCTGATTGCAGCCGTACCGCCCGTAATCATGGGCATCGCCATCCAGAAACAACTGGTGCGCGGCCTGACATTCGGAGCGTTGAAAGAATGA